The Glycine soja cultivar W05 chromosome 8, ASM419377v2, whole genome shotgun sequence genome has a window encoding:
- the LOC114423424 gene encoding uncharacterized protein LOC114423424 isoform X2, producing the protein MVQIARRKKGRPSKADLARRSGESQSDPRRSLRRRSVRYNIIDYDGDYLDDDDEDERRREKKKLKLMAKLNQDGGEEEEEEEREEEENETAPHHTRAESREEHAPVEEYDDDEKEQEEENENEQEEENEEDEESVVKGRKVESKGLHSVSASVILQSGIPLPDKRTLELILDKLQKKDTYGVFADPVDPEELPDYHDVIEHPMDFATVRKNLANGSYTTLEQFESDVFLICSNAMQYNAPETIYHKQARSIQELGRKKFEKLRIGFEHSEIELKSEQKAGSNYLVKKQPKKPLARASQEPVGSDFSSGATLATITDVQPTSHLMQGGRCERSGNLDGILEANAFWIDANQEKAEDVLLGKGLLSKWGRKSFALDESRRASYNMSNQPIVKPDSIFMTFERGMKHLVTVGLHAEYSYARSLARFSASLGPIAWKIASHRIQHALPAGCKFGRGWVGEYEPLSTPILMVNNRVQKENSLVMKLHSTTELPKGNQNCKNVESSIMHPVNGQMLEGKRPSMPDFKGKPLFGSAGVRLSAPVNILNQEQNAQSRKLGKCENKGLKQLELNSLTSSNQNNNGLVAKFTSNASTANAPAVESKPREMVPRNMFKQPDTNGVISGELPNGKVTNTSLNRQVTGSSSPESTSNQSRRAAPGAVHGQEQGLSDPGQLMRMFAERAQKQHTSNHSHVDTPPVTLSGPSGQRNDSGNASATAAHAWMSVGAGGFKQGPDNSSSPKNQISADSLYNSTRELHQQISKIQGEFPPGEIPFQPFQAVAPQPIHTGAVSQFPNRPMVFPQLESADQASFQMRMFAERAQKQHTSSNHSLVDTLPVTLSGPSEQRNDSGNASATAAHAWMSVGAGGFKQGPDNSSSPKNKISVESLYNSTRELHQHISRIRGEFPSGGMPFQPFQAVAPQPIQTGTVSQFPNRPMVFPQLASADQSRFQMQPPWRGLSPRSQSRQKQETLPPDLNIDFESPGSPVKQSSGVLVDSQQPDLALQL; encoded by the exons ATGGTTCAGATCGCGAGGAGGAAGAAGGGACGGCCGTCGAAGGCGGATCTGGCTCGTCGCTCCGGCGAGTCTCAATCCGATCCCCGGCGGAGCCTCCGGCGCCGGAGCGTGAGGTACAACATCATCGATTACGACGGAGATTACCTTGACGACGACGACGAGGACGAGAGGAGGCGCGAGAAGAAGAAGCTCAAGCTCATGGCGAAGTTGAACCAGGAcggcggagaagaagaagaagaggaagagcgggaagaagaagaaaacgaaaCTGCACCGCACCACACTCGTGCCGAGTCGCGTGAGGAGCACGCGCCGGTAGAAGAATACGACGACGACGAAAAAGAACAAGAGGAAGAGAACGAAAACGAACAAGAGGAAGAGAACGAAGAAGACGAAGAAAGTGTG GTAAAGGGCAGAAAAGTGGAATCGAAAGGGCTCCACTCTGTTTCTGCTTCAG TGATTCTTCAATCTGGAATTCCGTTGCCTGATAAGAGGACTCTGGAATTGATCCTTGACAAGCTTCAGAA GAAGGACACTTATGGTGTGTTTGCGGACCCTGTTGATCCAGAAGAG CTTCCTGATTATCACGATGTGATCGAGCATCCCATGGACTTTGCCACTGTGAGGAAGAACTTGGCAAATGGATCTTATACCACCTTAGAGCAATTTGAG AgtgatgtatttttaatttgctCAAATGCAATGCAATACAATGCACCGGAGACTATATACCACAAACAG GCGCGATCAATACAAGAACTTGGACGGAAGAAATTTGAGAAGTTAAGGATTGGCTTTGAGCACTCTGAGATTGAACTGAAATCTGAACAAAAAGCAGGATCCAATTATTTGGTTAAGAAGCAACCAAAGAAGCCATTGGCACGTGCCTCACAAGAACCTGTTGGCTCTGATTTCTCCTCAGGGGCAACTCTTGCTACTATTACAGATGTACAGCCAACTTCCCATCTGATGCAAGGTGGTAGATGTGAGAGGTCTGGCAATCTTGATGGTATTTTGGAGGCAAATGCTTTCTGGATTGATGCAAATCAAGAGAAAGCTGAAGATGTTTTGTTAG GGAAAGGTCTTCTCTCTAAGTGGGGAAGGAAGTCCTTTGCGCTTGATGAAAGTCGTCGTGCATCTTACAATATGTCCAATCAACCAATTGTTAAACCAGATTCAATATTTATGACCTTTGAGAGAGGAATGAAGCATCTGGTTACT GTTGGACTTCATGCAGAATATTCCTATGCTAGGAGTTTGGCCCGTTTTAGTGCATCTCTAGGACCTATTGCTTGGAAAATTGCTTCCCACAGGATTCAACACGCACTGCCAGCTGGATGTAAATTTGGTCGTGGTTGGGTTGGAGAGTATGAACCGCTTTCTACCCCAATATTAATGGTTAATAATCGTGtccaaaaagaaaatagtttgGTTATGAAGTTGCATTCCACTACTGAATTACCAAAGGGTAACCAAAATTGTAAGAATGTGGAATCCAGCATCATGCATCCTGTAAATGGACAGATGCTTGAGGGAAAACGTCCTTCAATGCCTGATTTCAAAGGAAAACCTTTATTTGGTTCTGCTGGAGTAAGGCTCAGTGCTCCTGTCAACATCCTCAATCAGGAGCAGAACGCCCAATCCAGGAAATTAGGCAAGTGTGAGAATAAGGGTTTGAAACAATTGGAGTTGAATTCTTTAACCTCAAGTAATCAGAATAATAATGGTCTGGTTGCAAAGTTTACAAGTAATGCTTCTACAGCTAATGCTCCTGCAGTAGAGTCCAAGCCCAGAGAGATGGTGCCAAGGAACATGTTCAAACAGCCCGATACTAATGGAGTTATTAGTGGAGAGTTGCCTAATGGAAAAGTCACGAATACAAGTTTGAATAGACAGGTGACTGGTTCATCATCACCTGAAAGTACATCGAATCAATCAAGAAGAGCTGCTCCTGGTGCTGTCCATGGGCAGGAGCAGGGTCTTAGCGACCCAGGTCAGTTGATGAGAATGTTCGCAGAAAGGGCTCAAAAGCAACACACTTCCAATCATTCGCATGTTGATACTCCGCCAGTGACACTATCAGGTCCATCTGGACAGAGAAATGACTCAGGCAATGCTTCAGCAACAGCTGCCCATGCATGGATGTCTGTTGGGGCAGGAGGGTTTAAACAAGGACCTGACAATTCTAGTTCACCCAAAAATCAGATATCTGCAGATTCTTTGTACAACTCAACAAGAGAGTTGCATCAGCAGATTTCAAAAATTCAGGGGGAGTTTCCCCCTGGTGAAATACCTTTCCAACCATTTCAAGCAGTTGCTCCTCAACCTATTCACACAGGCGCTGTTTCACAGTTTCCCAACCGGCCTATGGTTTTCCCTCAGTTAGAATCTGCTGACCAAGCTAGCTTTCAAATGAGAATGTTTGCAGAAAGGGCTCAAAAGCAACACACTTCTTCCAATCATTCCCTTGTTGATACTCTGCCAGTGACATTATCAGGTCCATCTGAACAGAGAAATGACTCGGGCAATGCTTCAGCAACAGCTGCCCATGCATGGATGTCTGTTGGGGCTGGAGGGTTTAAACAAGGACCCGATAATTCTAGTTCACCCAAAAATAAGATATCTGTAGAATCTTTGTACAACTCAACAAGAGAGTTGCATCAGCATATTTCAAGAATTCGGGGGGAGTTTCCCTCTGGTGGAATGCCTTTCCAACCATTTCAAGCAGTTGCTCCTCAACCTATTCAGACAGGCACTGTTTCCCAGTTTCCCAACCGGCCTATGGTTTTCCCTCAGTTAGCATCTGCTGATCAATCTAGATTTCAAATGCAGCCCCCTTGGCGAGGTCTTAGTCCTCGTAGCCAGTCAAGGCAGAAACAGGAAACCCTTCCACCTGACTTGAATATTGATTTTGAATCACCAGGGTCACCTGTAAAACAATCTTCTGGTGTCCTTGTTGACTCACAGCAACCAGACCTAGCTTTGCAACTGTGA
- the LOC114423424 gene encoding uncharacterized protein LOC114423424 isoform X1, protein MVQIARRKKGRPSKADLARRSGESQSDPRRSLRRRSVRYNIIDYDGDYLDDDDEDERRREKKKLKLMAKLNQDGGEEEEEEEREEEENETAPHHTRAESREEHAPVEEYDDDEKEQEEENENEQEEENEEDEESVVKGRKVESKGLHSVSASGAPVILQSGIPLPDKRTLELILDKLQKKDTYGVFADPVDPEELPDYHDVIEHPMDFATVRKNLANGSYTTLEQFESDVFLICSNAMQYNAPETIYHKQARSIQELGRKKFEKLRIGFEHSEIELKSEQKAGSNYLVKKQPKKPLARASQEPVGSDFSSGATLATITDVQPTSHLMQGGRCERSGNLDGILEANAFWIDANQEKAEDVLLGKGLLSKWGRKSFALDESRRASYNMSNQPIVKPDSIFMTFERGMKHLVTVGLHAEYSYARSLARFSASLGPIAWKIASHRIQHALPAGCKFGRGWVGEYEPLSTPILMVNNRVQKENSLVMKLHSTTELPKGNQNCKNVESSIMHPVNGQMLEGKRPSMPDFKGKPLFGSAGVRLSAPVNILNQEQNAQSRKLGKCENKGLKQLELNSLTSSNQNNNGLVAKFTSNASTANAPAVESKPREMVPRNMFKQPDTNGVISGELPNGKVTNTSLNRQVTGSSSPESTSNQSRRAAPGAVHGQEQGLSDPGQLMRMFAERAQKQHTSNHSHVDTPPVTLSGPSGQRNDSGNASATAAHAWMSVGAGGFKQGPDNSSSPKNQISADSLYNSTRELHQQISKIQGEFPPGEIPFQPFQAVAPQPIHTGAVSQFPNRPMVFPQLESADQASFQMRMFAERAQKQHTSSNHSLVDTLPVTLSGPSEQRNDSGNASATAAHAWMSVGAGGFKQGPDNSSSPKNKISVESLYNSTRELHQHISRIRGEFPSGGMPFQPFQAVAPQPIQTGTVSQFPNRPMVFPQLASADQSRFQMQPPWRGLSPRSQSRQKQETLPPDLNIDFESPGSPVKQSSGVLVDSQQPDLALQL, encoded by the exons ATGGTTCAGATCGCGAGGAGGAAGAAGGGACGGCCGTCGAAGGCGGATCTGGCTCGTCGCTCCGGCGAGTCTCAATCCGATCCCCGGCGGAGCCTCCGGCGCCGGAGCGTGAGGTACAACATCATCGATTACGACGGAGATTACCTTGACGACGACGACGAGGACGAGAGGAGGCGCGAGAAGAAGAAGCTCAAGCTCATGGCGAAGTTGAACCAGGAcggcggagaagaagaagaagaggaagagcgggaagaagaagaaaacgaaaCTGCACCGCACCACACTCGTGCCGAGTCGCGTGAGGAGCACGCGCCGGTAGAAGAATACGACGACGACGAAAAAGAACAAGAGGAAGAGAACGAAAACGAACAAGAGGAAGAGAACGAAGAAGACGAAGAAAGTGTG GTAAAGGGCAGAAAAGTGGAATCGAAAGGGCTCCACTCTGTTTCTGCTTCAG GAGCTCCAGTGATTCTTCAATCTGGAATTCCGTTGCCTGATAAGAGGACTCTGGAATTGATCCTTGACAAGCTTCAGAA GAAGGACACTTATGGTGTGTTTGCGGACCCTGTTGATCCAGAAGAG CTTCCTGATTATCACGATGTGATCGAGCATCCCATGGACTTTGCCACTGTGAGGAAGAACTTGGCAAATGGATCTTATACCACCTTAGAGCAATTTGAG AgtgatgtatttttaatttgctCAAATGCAATGCAATACAATGCACCGGAGACTATATACCACAAACAG GCGCGATCAATACAAGAACTTGGACGGAAGAAATTTGAGAAGTTAAGGATTGGCTTTGAGCACTCTGAGATTGAACTGAAATCTGAACAAAAAGCAGGATCCAATTATTTGGTTAAGAAGCAACCAAAGAAGCCATTGGCACGTGCCTCACAAGAACCTGTTGGCTCTGATTTCTCCTCAGGGGCAACTCTTGCTACTATTACAGATGTACAGCCAACTTCCCATCTGATGCAAGGTGGTAGATGTGAGAGGTCTGGCAATCTTGATGGTATTTTGGAGGCAAATGCTTTCTGGATTGATGCAAATCAAGAGAAAGCTGAAGATGTTTTGTTAG GGAAAGGTCTTCTCTCTAAGTGGGGAAGGAAGTCCTTTGCGCTTGATGAAAGTCGTCGTGCATCTTACAATATGTCCAATCAACCAATTGTTAAACCAGATTCAATATTTATGACCTTTGAGAGAGGAATGAAGCATCTGGTTACT GTTGGACTTCATGCAGAATATTCCTATGCTAGGAGTTTGGCCCGTTTTAGTGCATCTCTAGGACCTATTGCTTGGAAAATTGCTTCCCACAGGATTCAACACGCACTGCCAGCTGGATGTAAATTTGGTCGTGGTTGGGTTGGAGAGTATGAACCGCTTTCTACCCCAATATTAATGGTTAATAATCGTGtccaaaaagaaaatagtttgGTTATGAAGTTGCATTCCACTACTGAATTACCAAAGGGTAACCAAAATTGTAAGAATGTGGAATCCAGCATCATGCATCCTGTAAATGGACAGATGCTTGAGGGAAAACGTCCTTCAATGCCTGATTTCAAAGGAAAACCTTTATTTGGTTCTGCTGGAGTAAGGCTCAGTGCTCCTGTCAACATCCTCAATCAGGAGCAGAACGCCCAATCCAGGAAATTAGGCAAGTGTGAGAATAAGGGTTTGAAACAATTGGAGTTGAATTCTTTAACCTCAAGTAATCAGAATAATAATGGTCTGGTTGCAAAGTTTACAAGTAATGCTTCTACAGCTAATGCTCCTGCAGTAGAGTCCAAGCCCAGAGAGATGGTGCCAAGGAACATGTTCAAACAGCCCGATACTAATGGAGTTATTAGTGGAGAGTTGCCTAATGGAAAAGTCACGAATACAAGTTTGAATAGACAGGTGACTGGTTCATCATCACCTGAAAGTACATCGAATCAATCAAGAAGAGCTGCTCCTGGTGCTGTCCATGGGCAGGAGCAGGGTCTTAGCGACCCAGGTCAGTTGATGAGAATGTTCGCAGAAAGGGCTCAAAAGCAACACACTTCCAATCATTCGCATGTTGATACTCCGCCAGTGACACTATCAGGTCCATCTGGACAGAGAAATGACTCAGGCAATGCTTCAGCAACAGCTGCCCATGCATGGATGTCTGTTGGGGCAGGAGGGTTTAAACAAGGACCTGACAATTCTAGTTCACCCAAAAATCAGATATCTGCAGATTCTTTGTACAACTCAACAAGAGAGTTGCATCAGCAGATTTCAAAAATTCAGGGGGAGTTTCCCCCTGGTGAAATACCTTTCCAACCATTTCAAGCAGTTGCTCCTCAACCTATTCACACAGGCGCTGTTTCACAGTTTCCCAACCGGCCTATGGTTTTCCCTCAGTTAGAATCTGCTGACCAAGCTAGCTTTCAAATGAGAATGTTTGCAGAAAGGGCTCAAAAGCAACACACTTCTTCCAATCATTCCCTTGTTGATACTCTGCCAGTGACATTATCAGGTCCATCTGAACAGAGAAATGACTCGGGCAATGCTTCAGCAACAGCTGCCCATGCATGGATGTCTGTTGGGGCTGGAGGGTTTAAACAAGGACCCGATAATTCTAGTTCACCCAAAAATAAGATATCTGTAGAATCTTTGTACAACTCAACAAGAGAGTTGCATCAGCATATTTCAAGAATTCGGGGGGAGTTTCCCTCTGGTGGAATGCCTTTCCAACCATTTCAAGCAGTTGCTCCTCAACCTATTCAGACAGGCACTGTTTCCCAGTTTCCCAACCGGCCTATGGTTTTCCCTCAGTTAGCATCTGCTGATCAATCTAGATTTCAAATGCAGCCCCCTTGGCGAGGTCTTAGTCCTCGTAGCCAGTCAAGGCAGAAACAGGAAACCCTTCCACCTGACTTGAATATTGATTTTGAATCACCAGGGTCACCTGTAAAACAATCTTCTGGTGTCCTTGTTGACTCACAGCAACCAGACCTAGCTTTGCAACTGTGA
- the LOC114423421 gene encoding disease resistance protein RPM1-like: MQKLQEIAVSLAVDYLLPPIKKAVNSVMEVPKDAADMNDKLDGIQAMIHDADKMAAAEEGNSRDGLKAKVKQLVETSFCMEDIVDEYIIHEERQLADDPGCASLPCKAVDFVKTTASRLQFAYMNQDVKSEFHGIKEGNKSEDCSQIQSSGGNQNITFDNLRMAPLFLKEAEVVGFDSPRDTLERWLKEGREKLTVVSVVGMGGSGKTTLAKKVFDKVQTHFTRHVWITVSQSYTIEGLLLKFLEAEKGKDSSQSVYSTMDKASLIHEVRNHLSCNRYVVVFDDVWNENFWEEMKFALVDVENGSRIIITTRHREVAESCRTSSLVQVHELQPLTDDKSFELFCKTAFRSELDGHCPHNLKGISTEIVKKCEGLPLAIVATGGLLSRKSRDAREWQRFSENLSSELGKHPKLTPVTKILGLSYYDLPYHLKPCFLYFGIYPEDYEVECGRLILQWVAEGFVKSDEAAQTLEEVAEKYLNELIQRSLVQVSSFTWSGKIKRCRVHDVVREMIREKNQDLSFCHSASERGNLSRSGMIRRLTIASGSNNLTGSVESSNIRSLHVFSDEELSESLVKSMPTKYRLLRVLQFAGAPMDDFPRIESLGDLSFLRYLSFRRSSIVHLPKLIGELHNLETLDLRETYVRVMPREIYKLKKLRHLLRDFEGFEMDGGIGDLTSLQTLRRVNISHNTEEVVKGLEKLTQLRVLGLTQVEPRFKSFLCSLINKMQHLEKLYITARDGSTYGMMDLHFDVFAPVLQKVRLMGRLKKFPNWVAKLQNLVTLSLSFTELTHDPLPLLKDLPNLTHLSILLHAYISEVLQFPNRGFPNLKQILLADLFPLKSIVIEDGALPSLEKLKLFRIRELTEVPRGIDKLPKLKVFHCFGMSDEFKENFNLNRGQRRQWIIERYWE; the protein is encoded by the coding sequence ATGCAGAAATTGCAAGAAATTGCAGTGTCCTTGGCTGTTGATTATTTGCTTCCACCCATAAAGAAAGCAGTGAATTCAGTCATGGAGGTTCCAAAAGATGCTGCAGACATGAACGACAAACTTGATGGGATTCAAGCCATGATTCATGATGCGGACAAGATGGCAGCAGCTGAAGAAGGCAACTCACGTGATGGTCTCAAAGCAAAGGTGAAGCAGCTGGTGGAAACATCTTTTTGCATGGAAGATATCGTTGATGAATACATTATCCATGAGGAAAGGCAGCTTGCTGATGATCCTGGATGTGCATCTTTACCTTGTAAGGCTGTTGATTTCGTCAAAACTACGGCCTCTCGTCTTCAATTTGCATACATGAACCAGGACGTGAAATCAGAATTTCATGGGATCAAGGAGGGGAACAAAAGTGAGGATTGCTCCCAAATTCAATCTTCTGGAGGAAACCAAAACATCACCTTCGACAACCTTCGAATGGCTCCTCTGTTTCTTAAGGAGGCTGAGGTTGTGGGCTTTGACAGCCCTAGAGACACATTGGAAAGATGGTTGAAAGAGGGGCGGGAAAAGCTCACTGTTGTCTCTGTGGTAGGAATGGGAGGAAGTGGAAAAACTACTCTTGCCAAGAAAGTTTTTGACAAAGTCCAGACACACTTCACTCGCCATGTCTGGATCACAGTGTCTCAGTCATATACCATAGAAGGATTGCTGCTCAAGTTTCTGGAAGCAGAAAAAGGAAAGGATTCTTCGCAGAGTGTTTATTCTACAATGGATAAAGCATCGTTGATACATGAGGTGAGAAATCACTTGAGCtgcaataggtatgttgtcgtGTTTGATGACGTGTGGAATGAAAATTTTTGGGAGGAAATGAAATTTGCTTtagttgatgttgaaaatggaagtaggATAATAATCACAACCAGGCACCGTGAGGTTGCAGAGTCTTGTAGGACATCTTCTCTTGTTCAAGTGCATGAGTTGCAACCTTTAACTGATGACAAATCTTTCGAATTGTTTTGTAAAACAGCATTTAGATCTGAATTAGATGGGCATTGTCCACACAATCTTAAGGGCATATCAACTGAAATTGTTAAAAAGTGTGAAGGTTTACCACTAGCTATTGTGGCCACTGGTGGCCTTTTATCTCGCAAAAGTAGAGATGCACGCGAATGGCAAAGATTTAGTGAGAATCTAAGTTCAGAATTAGGAAAGCATCCCAAATTAACTCCCGTGACAAAGATTTTGGGTTTAAGTTATTATGATTTGCCTTACCATCTCAAACCATGCTTCTTGTATTTCGGAATATATCCGGAAGATTATGAAGTTGAGTGCGGGAGATTGATTCTACAATGGGTAGCTGAGGGGTTTGTCAAATCTGATGAAGCGGCACAAACTTTAGAAGAAGTGgcagaaaaatatttgaatgagTTGATCCAAAGAAGTTTGGTTCAAGTATCTTCATTTACATGGTCTGGCAAAATTAAAAGGTGTCGTGTTCATGACGTAGTACGTGAAATGATCCGCgagaagaatcaagatttaaGCTTTTGCCATTCTGCTAGTGAGCGTGGGAACTTGTCCAGAAGTGGGATGATTCGTCGCCTAACAATAGCATCTGGTTCCAACAATTTGACGGGAAGTGTTGAAAGCTCGAACATTCGATCACTTCATGTTTTCAGTGATGAAGAATTGTCAGAATCCTTGGTAAAGAGTATGCCTACAAAGTACAGGCTATTAAGGGTGCTTCAATTTGCAGGTGCTCCAATGGACGATTTTCCGCGCATCGAAAGTTTGGGGGACTTATCATTTTTGAGGTACTTAAGCTTCAGAAGGTCAAGCATAGTCCATCTTCCAAAATTAATTGGTGAGCTGCACAACCTTGAAACATTGGATCTAAGAGAAACTTATGTGCGTGTGATGCCAAGGGAGATCTACAAGCTTAAAAAGTTAAGACACCTTCTGAGAGATTTTGAAGGGTTTGAAATGGATGGTGGCATTGGAGATCTAACATCCCTACAAACACTACGTAGAGTGAACATCAGCCATAATACAGAAGAAGTAGTAAAAGGGTTGGAAAAACTTACACAATTAAGGGTGTTGGGCTTGACACAAGTTGAGCCAAGATTCAAAAGTTTTCTGTGCTCCTTGATAAACAAGATGCAACACCTGGAGAAGTTATATATTACTGCAAGAGATGGTAGTACCTATGGGATGATGGATTTGCATTTTGATGTATTTGCACCTGTACTTCAGAAGGTTCGTCTTATGGGGCGGTTAAAGAAGTTCCCAAACTGGGTTGCCAAGCTCCAAAATCTTGTTACGTTGTCCTTGTCATTCACCGAGTTGACACATGATCCATTGCCACTACTTAAAGATCTACCAAATTTGACGCACCTTAGTATACtccttcatgcatacattagtGAAGTTTTGCAGTTTCCAAACAGGGGGTTTCCAAACCTAAAGCAAATACTACTGGCAGATTTGTTTCCATTGAAATCCATCGTAATTGAAGATGGAGCATTGCCTTCTCTCGAAAAGCTCAAGTTATTCAGGATTCGCGAACTGACAGAGGTGCCTCGTGGTATTGACAAGTTACCAAAGCTTAAGGTTTTCCATTGTTTTGGTATGTCAGATGAATTTAAAGAAAACTTTAATCTCAACAGAGGACAACGTCGTCAATGGATAATAGAAAGATACTGGGAATGA